The genomic region TGCACCCGCGCCGATTAGTGAAGAACCTCCCTCATTTTTTGCGGCTGATTCTAATACATCAAACGAGCGTTTTTGCTGATAGTTATAGCCCATTACATTCATGCTTGCACGTTCACTCAGGGCAGATTTTAATTTTTTGATTCCCTCGTCATCGTCAAGAACGTTCACAGATCCGAAATAGAAATTTACAGGCTCTATTCCGAAATTCAAGAAAGCGGGCTTCAATTTCTCGACGGCCTCATTTGACATGTCCTCAAGATATGAATTAATCTCGAAAATTGTAACTTTTTTCTGCGCAATGTAAGTCGCTATCATATCACCCATGCGGCTTAAAATTAGTCCCCTGAAGTAATTTTCTATGTCAGCGCGGGTTATGCTCGTTTTATTGCCTGCAAGTTTAATCACAAATTGTCTGCTCTCCGTTATCTTGAGTCCAAACTGTCCGAATGCACGCACATAAATAGGGATTTGATATTCCGGATCCTTGAGTAATAAAGGATTTTGCGTACCCCACTTCATGTCGAGCAAATTAACTTTGTTGACAAACCATATACCCGCCTTGTATGGACTCTCGCCGCCGGTTGGTAGATTCATAATTGTGCGCAGGAACGGCAAATTATCAGTTGAAAGCGTATGACGGCCGGGCCCGTACAAATCTACTGCTTGACCATCACGGAATAAAATAGCCTCTTGAGCTTCACGCACTACTAATTGAGACCAGTTGCCGATTTCGTCGCTTCTTGACGCATTCTTCTTGTTGACATAACGCCACGCAAGAACGTCATTAGAATTTAGGCTGTCGTCCCATTGTATAACTTGAATGATTGCCATGACTCTTTTATCTCCTGTTAATAAAAATTTTGCTGTAATAATAGCATAAATACTTTAACGGATTCGCATATAAACGGTTGTATCACTTTCTTGAAAATCTCTTGCTGTAGATGATGCCGCTGATTTGAGTCCTGCCGAATGTGCCCGGCCTGCTAATTTGCTTCTTATCTGTTCGGTATTGCCGGTTGAAGAAAATTTATAAGCGACGAACCATATTTTTTTGTTAGTGCTGTCTGTCGTTATCGAGTAAAAATCTCCGCCGCTGTTCGAAAATTCCTGCATGTTGATTGCGTCTGCATTTTGCAAATATAATTTCGTGCAGGCTATCATTT from Synergistaceae bacterium harbors:
- a CDS encoding SPFH domain-containing protein, producing MAIIQVIQWDDSLNSNDVLAWRYVNKKNASRSDEIGNWSQLVVREAQEAILFRDGQAVDLYGPGRHTLSTDNLPFLRTIMNLPTGGESPYKAGIWFVNKVNLLDMKWGTQNPLLLKDPEYQIPIYVRAFGQFGLKITESRQFVIKLAGNKTSITRADIENYFRGLILSRMGDMIATYIAQKKVTIFEINSYLEDMSNEAVEKLKPAFLNFGIEPVNFYFGSVNVLDDDEGIKKLKSALSERASMNVMGYNYQQKRSFDVLESAAKNEGGSSLIGAGAGFGAGLGMGGAFGQMAANMNQYINPQQPSQPQNQIQTPASTPSANNNNCPHCGKPLVPGAAFCPFCGKKPVCSECGAALIPGAKFCPQCGKQV
- a CDS encoding type II secretion system protein → MRKGFTLIEMLIVIVVIGILSSMMMLSSTESVSSAKAADIITSLNNIKIAALAHYIDSFDVYNTTANPDEGKMIACTKLYLQNADAINMQEFSNSGGDFYSITTDSTNKKIWFVAYKFSSTGNTEQIRSKLAGRAHSAGLKSAASSTARDFQESDTTVYMRIR